A window of Castanea sativa cultivar Marrone di Chiusa Pesio chromosome 1, ASM4071231v1 contains these coding sequences:
- the LOC142630910 gene encoding aldehyde oxidase GLOX, which yields MTPPNIILSFLFCYLLLIAKPPLTGAAGGRWQVLQNNIGITAMHMQLLNDDRVVIFDRTDFGKSNLSLPNGECRSDPNDTVLKVDCTAHSAEYDVVTNTFRALFVQTDVWCSSGAVMPDGRLIQTGGFNDGERRVRIFKPCATCDWQEVPNGLAARRWYATNHILPDGRQIIIGGRKQFNYEYYPKSSGTTGTFNFPFLAQTNDAGIENNLYPFVFLNVDGNLFVFANNRAILFDYKNNKIVKTYPQIPGGDPRCYPSTGSAVLLPLKNLQSQFVEAEVLVCGGAPKGSYAQVSKKNFVGALDTCARIKITDSNPQWVMETMPLARVMGDMTLLPNGNVLIINGAASGTAGWESGRNPVLNPVIYRPDNKLGSRFETQNPTTIPRMYHSTAILLRDGRVLVGGSNPHIGYSFTNVLFPTELRLEAFSPAYLDAQVANLRPKIVTPASQTQINYGQSLFVRFTVTGTLAPNLVSVTMVAPPLTTHSFSMNQRLLVLGAGKVTSLGKSTYQVQITTPGSGILAPSGFYLLFVVHQDIPSEGIWVQIK from the coding sequence ATGACACCACCAAACATCAttctctcctttcttttctgTTACCTCCTCCTCATTGCGAAACCACCGCTCACCGGCGCCGCCGGTGGCCGGTGGCAAGTCTTGCAAAACAACATAGGCATAACTGCCATGCACATGCAACTGCTCAACGACGACCGTGTCGTTATTTTCGACCGCACCGACTTCGGAAAGTCCAACCTTTCATTGCCCAACGGAGAATGCCGAAGCGACCCAAACGACACCGTTCTGAAAGTCGACTGTACTGCACACTCAGCTGAGTACGACGTCGTCACAAACACTTTTCGAGCTCTCTTCGTCCAAACCGATGTTTGGTGTTCCTCCGGCGCTGTAATGCCCGACGGCCGTCTGATCCAAACTGGTGGATTCAACGATGGTGAACGAAGGGTCAGGATTTTCAAGCCTTGTGCTACTTGTGATTGGCAAGAAGTTCCAAACGGACTAGCAGCTAGAAGATGGTACGCGACCAATCATATTCTGCCAGATGGACGCCAGATCATCATCGGTGGTAGAAAACAATTTAACTATGAATATTATCCTAAGAGTTCTGGTACCACTGGCACGTTCAATTTTCCATTCCTAGCTCAAACCAATGACGCAGGCATAGAAAACAACTTGTACCCATTTGTGTTTCTCAATGTTGATGGCAATCTATTTGTCTTCGCTAATAATCGAGCTATTCTGTTCGATTACAAGAACAACAAAATCGTTAAGACATACCCACAAATACCAGGTGGTGATCCTAGGTGTTATCCTAGTACTGGCTCAGCGGTTTTGCTACCATTGAAGAACTTGCAATCACAGTTCGTAGAAGCTGAAGTTTTGGTCTGTGGTGGAGCTCCCAAAGGCTCATATGCTCAGGTCTCGAAGAAAAACTTTGTGGGTGCTTTGGACACGTGTGCCCGGATCAAAATCACGGACTCAAATCCCCAGTGGGTCATGGAAACAATGCCTCTAGCTAGGGTCATGGGTGACATGACTTTGCTTCCAAACGGCAACGTTTTAATCATAAATGGTGCGGCTTCTGGGACAGCTGGTTGGGAATCAGGGAGAAACCCGGTTCTGAACCCGGTTATTTACCGACCCGATAACAAGCTGGGTTCACGGTTCGAGACACAAAACCCGACTACTATTCCACGAATGTACCACTCCACAGCAATTTTACTTCGTGATGGTCGAGTACTTGTTGGTGGTAGTAACCCTCACATAGGCTATTCATTCACAAATGTGCTTTTTCCTACAGAGTTGAGGTTGGAGGCGTTTTCTCCAGCTTATTTAGATGCACAAGTTGCAAACTTGCGTCCAAAAATTGTGACACCGGCTTCACAAACCCAAATAAACTATGGGCAGAGCTTGTTTGTTCGGTTCACTGTCACGGGAACACTAGCACCAAACTTGGTCTCGGTAACAATGGTGGCGCCGCCATTGACAACCCACTCGTTCTCCATGAATCAAAGGCTGTTGGTACTTGGTGCTGGGAAGGTGACAAGCCTTGGGAAATCGACGTATCAAGTTCAGATCACGACACCCGGGTCGGGAATTCTCGCACCATCGGGATTTTATCTTCTCTTTGTGGTTCATCAAGATATTCCTAGCGAAGGCATATGGGTCCAAATCAAGTGA